Sequence from the Amycolatopsis sp. NBC_00345 genome:
CTCGGCGTCGGCGTGCGGCTCGTCGCGGGTGTTGATGATGGGCCGCGAGCGCGTGGTCGCGCTCGACACGCCTTCCCAGATGTGCTCCGCCCGCTGGGACAGGCAGTACACCGCGCCGCGCGGGGTCTGCAGGACCTTGCCCGCGCCGCAGATGAGCTGGCGCGTGACCAGGAACGGCAGCAGCACGTCGGCGATCCGGGAGAACTCCCCCGCGCGCGTCACCAGGTAGTTCTCGTGGCAGCCGTAGGAGTTGCCCGCCGAGTCGGTGTTGTTCTTGAACAGGAAGATGTCGCCGCCGATGCCCTCGTCCGCCAGCCGCCGCTCGGCGTCGACGAGCAGGTCCTCCAGGATCCGCTCCCCCGCCTTGTCATGGGTGACCAGCTGGACCAGGTCGTCGCACTCCGCCGTCGCGTATTCCGGGTGCGAGCCCACGTCCAGGTAGAGCCGGGAGCCGTTGGACAGGAACACGTTCGACGAGCGTCCCCAGGAAACGACCCGCCGGAAGAGATAGCGCGCCACCTCGTCGGGCGAGAGCCTGCGCTGGCCGTGGAAGGTGCACGTGACCCCGAACTCGGTCTCGATGCCAAAGATCCGCCGCTGCATGCCACCAGAGTAGGCGCTGGACCCCCTCCGACGGTGCGCCGTTCGGGCGGCGACACGCGGTCGGTACGTTGCGTTCGGTGAAAAAACGCGCGAATCCGGCGCCCGCCGGCCCCGCGCCCTGCCCGACGGACCGGAGGTCCCCCAGCGTGTTATCGCAGCTCAGCCGGACGTTCCGGCGGGTCGGCCGCACCGATCGCGCGCTGATCCGGCGCAGCGCGGCCCTGCCGAAGACCCGCGCCGACCAAGTGCTGGGATCGCTGTCGAAGTCGGCTAACCAGTCGCGGCTGTGGTGGGTCGTCGCGGCGGTGCTGGCGACGCGCAAGGGCCCGGCCCGCCGGGGCGCGCTGCGCGGGGTCGCCGCGATCGCCGGGGCCAGCGCGGCCGCGAACCTGATCGGCAAGCCGCTGTTCCCGCGCCGCCGCCCGGCCGAGGAAGAGGTGCCCGAGCACCGGCGCCTGCGCAAGCGCCCGACCTCCTCGTCGTTCCCCTCCGGCCACGCCGCCTCGGCCGCCGCGTTCGTCACGGCGGTGGCAATGGAGTCGCCGCGCACCGGCCTCGCCCTCGTCCCGCTCGCCGGCGCGGTCGCGTACTCGCGCGTGCACACCGGGGTGCACTGGCCCAGCGACGTCGGCGCGGGCATCACGATCGGCGTCGGCGTCGCCGCGCTGACCCGGCACTGGTGGCCACTGGGGGCCGACCTTCCCGCCCGCACCGCGCATTCCGCCGAAGCCCCCGAGATGCGCGACGGCGAGGACATGCTGGCCCTGGTCAACCCCCACTCCGGCGTCGACGGGCAGGACCCCACCGAGGACGTCCGCTACGCCTGGCCGAAGGCGACGATCCTCTACCCGGACCCGTCGCAGGACCTGCGCGACCAGCTCAACGCCGAGATCGACGCCCGGATCGGCGGCGTCCGCGCCCTGGGCGTCGCGGGCGGCGACGGGACGGTGGCCGCCGTCGCCTCGGTCGCCGCCGAGCGGAACCTGCCGCTGGCGCTGATCCCCGCGGGCACCCTCAACCACTTCGCCCGCGACGTCGGGGTCCGCTCGATGCCGGACGCCGACGCCGCGACCGAGGCCGGCGAAGCCGTCGGGATCGACCTCGGCGAGGTCGAGGTCACCGGGACCGGCGAGCCCGGGCACCGCTGGTTCGTCAACACCGCGAGCCTCGGCGGTTACCCGGAAATGGTGCGGTTGCGCGAAAAACTGCAGCAGCGGCACCCGAAATGGCCCTCGGCGGCAATCGCGCTCGCCCGGGTGCTGCGCCGCGCCAAGCCGTTGCGGATCCTGCTCGACGGCGAGCCCGCCGAGGTCTGGCTGATCTTCGTCGGCAACGGCACCTATTCGCCGAAGGGGTTCGCCCCGTCCCGCCGCCCGGCGCTCGACACCGGCCTGCTCGACGTCCGGTACCTGCGCGCCGACCTGCCGTACTCCCGGGCCCGCTTCCTGCTCGCGATGGTCACCAACAGCCTCAACGCCAGCCACGTCTACCAGCAGCTCGACCGGCCCGAACTGCACGTGCGGCTGCTCGACGGCAACCGCCGCGTCGCCACCGACGGCGAGGTCGGCCCGCTCGGCAACGAGTTCCGCTTCCGCGCCAGGCCGAGCGCCCTCACGATCTACCGCAGCCACGATCAGGGGATTTGAGGCACTCTTTACCCGTTCTCAACGAATCCACAGCGACCGGTCCCTAAAATGATCTTTCGAAGTGCGGGCGACCCTTGCCCGTACCGGCTCATGGCAGGGATTCACAGGTGCGTTTCCATTCCCGCGGCGGCTCGTGCTGCGCCCGACCGGCGGTGCGCCGGTGATCATCCCGCAGGCCGCCGTAGACCCGGTGCTGCCCCCCGACGTCACCGAGCAGGCCCGTGACCTGGGGCCGCTGGAGTCACCGCTGATCTGGCTCACCGCCGCCGGCGCCGCGGTCGCCATCCTCGCCGTCACCATCGCGCTGGCGCACAACCGGCGCGCCCGGCGCTGGGGAACCTCGGGCGCGGTGGCGTTCTTCCTCGTCGCCGCGGTCACCGCGGTCAACAGTTACGTCGGCTACGTGCGCACGCCCGACGACCTGGGCCGCCTCTTCGAACGCGGCTCCGGCGCCGCCAGCGCGGTGGGCCAGCTCCTCACCGACGGCGGCGGCGAGTCGGACGCCATCACCCCGGCCAGCCAGGCCACCCCCGCGCACCAGCAGTCGAGCAGCGGCCAGGCGACCGAGGTGTTCAGCGTCGCCGACCCCGCCCACAACGTCCCTTCCGGCGACAATTACGTGATCCTCCCGCCCGGGTACTCCGACCCGGCGAACGCACAGCACCGTTACCCCGTCGTCTATCTGATCCACGGCTACCCGTACGGCGGCCCGCGCGACTGGCTCACCTCCGGCGCCGCGCCCGACACCCTCCGCAGCCTGGAATCGGCCAAGGTGATCGAGCCGATGATCGTGGTCAGCGTGGACATGACCGCGGGCCAGCCCAGCAAGGACTGGGAGTGCCTCGACGTCCCCGGCGGCCCGCAGCTCGAAACCTATCTGGCGAAGACCGTCGTCCCCGCCGTCGACCACCGCTACCGCACCGTGGCCGACCGCCGCCACCGCGCGCTCGGCGGCATGTCCGGCGGCGGCTTCGGCGCGCTCAACATCGGCCTCCACCACGTCGACGAGTTCGCCACCCTGATCATTGCGCTGCCCTACGACGACCTGAACGACTCCGTCGGCGTCCTCAACGGCAACCAGGCCGCGATCGCCGCCAACACCCCGCGCCGCTACCTGCCCACCATGACGTTCAGCGCGCCGATCTCGGTGATGCTCGCCGTCGGCACCGGCGCCCCCACGGACGTCGCCACCGCCCGCCGCATCGCCGCCGCGTTCCACGAGCGGGGCCAGGAAGCCGTCGTCCACTCCGAACACGGCTTCAACCACACCTGGCACACCGCCCGCGCGACCCTGCCCTACCTGCTCGCCTTCGCCGACCAGAACTTCCGCGGTTCCGGCCCGGCGTCCTGAGCCCGTACGTGCTCATCTACACCGATGACCAACACGTTTCCAGCCGCGACTACACCCCAGTCCCTGGAGGCAGGTCATCGGTCACGGCCGATGGCGGAAGCTGATGCGCATCAGCCGGCTGTCAGCCCAGTCTTCGAGCCGAGTCGGCCGGATGGTGCCGGGGTCGTGGGGCTGATTGAGATCCGCCACGATCTCCGCCAGCACGGCCTGACGTTCAGCTGGGTCGGTGACAGGCGTGGCCCGTGCAGGCAGATCGGCACGGATCCCGTTCTTGAGGTGGAAGGTGAAGGCGGGATTGGCGAGAAGGTTCGCATGCCAGTCGGTCGCGGCACCGCCGGCGCCGCTGCACAGGTAGGTGGTGCCCGCGGCTCGGTAGAAGAAGATCTCGATGCGGCGTGCCCGGCCGGTGCGGCGCCCCAGCGTCGTGATGTCGATGATCCGTTCTCCGGTGCCCGCGGCGGGGGTGATCTCGATGGCTCGTCGGATGTGGTCGGGCAGGTGGGACAAAAACGCGTCCCGTGCGGAGTCGTTCGGCCCGGTCGTGTCCGGAGTGCTCATGCGGTCTCGGCCTGAAGGGCGGGGCCGAGGAGGAGTCCACCGTCGATGACGTACTCCGACCCCGTGATGAACGACGCGTCCGATGACGTGAGGAACAGGAGAAGCCGGGTGACCTCGGCCGGTTCTCCGAGCCGGGGGATGGCGAACGGCTCGGGTGAGTAGAAGTCGGCGATTGCCGCGACTGCGCCGGCTGCTGGTTCGTGGATGAAGGGGGTCGCGATCACGCCGGGGTGGATGGTGTTCACCCGGATGTGGTCGCGGCCGAGCTCGAGTGCTGCCGTTTGCGTGAGGCCTCGCACGGCCCACTTACTGGCGACGTACGGCGCGTAGTGAGCCGTGCCGCCCAGGCCCATGATCGAGGCGATGTTGACGATGGCTCCCCCTGCCGCGCGGCGCAGAGCGGGGGCTGCGACCTTGATGCCGAGGAAGGTCCCGGTGAGGTTGACGTCGAGGATGCGCGACCACGTGGCCTGGTCCGTGTTTTCGATTGTTGCCGGCGGGTTCTGCACGCCCGCGTTGTTGACGAGCACATTCAGGGCGCCGAAGGCGCTCTCGGCGGCTAGCACAGCGGCGGACCACGAGCTCTCGTCGGTAACGTCGAGGCGGGCGAAGCGAGCGCGGGTCCCGAGCTCATCGGCGAGCGCGGCGCCGCGTTCCGCGTCGATGCCGCCGATCACCACGTTCGCTCCTTCCGCGTGAAAGGCGCGCACGTGGCTCGAGCCCTGGCCGCCGGTTCCACCGGTCACGAGCACGGTCTGGTTGTCGAAGCGGGACATCAGATGTTCCTTCGGTATGTGGGGAGCTGACCGGGATCATCAGTGATGAACGGCGGCCGATGGTGAGCCGAGCGACTCACCACTGCTCTGACCTTAGGCCGGTGGCAGTGGTGAGTCAAGCCACTCACCTCGTATACTCGGCCCATGAGCAGGGTCGTGACGACGTATCACCAGCGCGTCGCCCAGGAGAAGCGCGCGCTGATCGTGGCGGCCGCGACCGCACTGTTTCTCGAGTTGGGCTACGACCGGACGTCGCTGGCGCGGATCGCAGAGCGCTCGGGCGTTTCGCGGGCTACCTTGTTCAAGCAGTTTCCGAGCAAGGCTGCCCTGTTCGACGCCATCGTGACCGAGTCATGGTCGACCGCTGACGAGCAGGATCCTCCGCCGGCGGGCAACGTCGTCGACGGGCTCAGCGTCATCGGTCGCCGTTACGCCGAGCTGCTGGGCCGTGCCCAGATGACCGACCTGTTCAGGATCGTCATCGCCGAGCTGCCGCGGTTCCCCGAGCTGGCCCATGCGCAGTTCTCGCACGGGAAGATGCCCTACTTCGAGTCCGTGCGCAGCTACCTCCTGGCCGAGCACGAGGCGGGAACGGTGCGGGTCGAGGACGTGGACCTCGCAGCCACCCAGTTCCTGGGCATGATCTCCAACTACGTCTTCTGGCCGACGCTCCTGGTGCCGGGCTGGGAGGTGAGCGCCGAACGCGTCGCTCAGGTAGTCGACGAGGCCGTCCGCACCACCGCCGCCCGGTACGCCGCGACTGGACCAGGGGCGTCCACCAACGACTGAGTCCCGCCGCCACCAAAAGAGCTGATGCCTAAGCAATGAAGAGCCCCTTATGAGGCCTGCGCGTCCCGGGTGAAGAAGGTGATCGCGTCCTCGATGGAGGGGATGTTGGCAGCATCGGCGGCGGCCGCTGCCGATGCTGCGGCGCTGCGGGGGAACAGCGCTTGCTCGTATTCGGTGAGGGCGGCTTCGACGTCGTCGGGGTGCGCGGCGATCGCCTGGCCGAGTTCCGCGCCGTCCTCCATGGCCCAGTTGGCGCCTTCGCCGTTGGGGGCCGCGAGATGGGCGGCGTCGCCGAGCAGGGTCACGCCCGGCAGCCGGTCCCACTGGTGGCCGATCGGCAGCGCGTAGTGCGGGCGCAGGACCGGCGCAGTGTCGGTTTCGGTGATCAGTGCGGTGAGTTCCGGGGCCCAGCCGTCGAATTCCTGCGCGATTCGCGCGGTGGCCGCGGCGGCATCGGTGAAGTCGATGCCGGCGAACCAGTCCTGTGGTTCGGGGAGCACCACGTAGGTGTGCAGGGTGTCGCTGCTTTCCCGGTGAGCATGGATCTCCCGGCCCGGCGCGGACGCCACCAGCATTCCGCCGCCGACGGCTTTCGCGGCGGCGGGGTGACGAGTGTCGGCGTCGAACAGATAGGTCTCGACGAACGACGTGCCGACGTATTCGGGCGTGGCGTTGGAAAGCAGCGGCCGGACGCGTGACCACGCGCCGTCCGCGCCAACTAGCAGGCTCGCGACGACGGTGGTTCCGTCGGCAAAGGTCACCTCGTGGCGGCTCTCACCGACGGTACGAACGCTGCCGGCTTTGTGTCCCCAGTGGACAGTGCCGGCCGGGAGCGAGTCGAGCAGCATCTGTCGCAGATCGGCGCGCTGTACCTCGGGGCGTCCGCCGGTGCCGTCGTCGGGCTGGCCGAACAGGACGGTCCCGTTCGGGTCGAGGATCCGCATGGCTTGGCGGCCCTCCAGGATGAGGCTCCGGAACTCGTCCATCAGGCCCGCCGCCTGGACGGCGAGTTGTCCGTTGTAGTCGTGGATGTCGAGCATCCCGCCCTGCGAACGCGCCGACGGGGAGGCTTCGGCCTCGTAGACGGTGACCGGGATGTCGTGGACGTGCAGGACACGGGCCAGCGTGAGGCCGCCCAGTCCGGCGCCGATGATCGTGACAGGGGCAGGCATGGTGACTCCTTCGGTACGGGGGCAGGACGAATCCGGGCAGCACACCGGTCCCCCGGGACCCGGCGAGTTCGTGGCCGTCGAATCGGGTGTGGTGATCGAGGACTACGCGGTACTCGCGTTGTGGAAGCTCTGGAAGTGGCGGTCGAGGTCGTCGAACACGGCCTCGACCGCGGGTGCCAGTTCGTCGGCCACCGCGTCGAGGGGTGTCCCGTCCACGACGGCGCGGCCGATGCGTTCGAAGACCAGCTGGAAGACCGAGACCAGCGCGGCCGCGTGCGCTCGGGCCACGGCGGGATGGACGGCGGGGCAGGTCTCGGTGATCGCGGCGGCGATGACCTCGGCGTGCTGGTCGTACGCCTCGAGGGTCAGCCGGCGGATCGTCGGGCTGCCGACGCACAGCACCGGGAGCGAACCGCGCACCAGGTCGAGATCGGCGCCGCGGTGCCGATCGAGGTGTTCGAGGGCCAAGGTGCGCAGGGCAGCGGCCGGGCTCGTCCCGCCCGGCCGCTCGAGGACGGTTCGCGCGTACCGCTCGCGGATCTCCTCGGCCCGGTCGAACGCGAGGTCCTGCTTGGCCGGGAAGTAGTTGTAAACGGTCTGGTCGGACACCTCCGCCGCCCGCGCGACGTCGACGATCGAGACCTGGTCATAGCCGTGCGCGGCGAACAGGCGCGCGGCGGTGTCGGCGATGTGCCGGCGCGTCTTCGCCTTCTTGCGCTCCCTCAGCCCTGCTTCCCTGACCATGAATTTATGCTAGCACAAAACTTTGTCTTCACCAACGTTTCCGCACCGAGGTCAGACGGCCTCCAGGACGAAGAACAGGAAGCACAGGAAGGCGTGCCTGTCCCCGAACTCCTCGGGGAACCGCTCACGGGCACCCGGTGCCGGATACGGCTCACTGATGACGGCGGTGCGGAAGCCGGCTGCGGTGAACGCGTCGGTCATCGCGTGCAGCGGCCGGTGCCAGTACGTGAGCACGGCTTTCTGACCACTGAAGGTGTACTCGTCGGACCACTGGACGGTCTCGAAATAGCGGCCTTCGGGATGGAGGATCTTGTAGATGATGGGGTGGTTGACGGCCATGATCAGCCGGCCGCCGGGTTTCAGCACACGCCGCAGCTCGGCCAGCGGCGCGGTCCAGTCCTCCAGGTAGTGCAGGACCAGGGCCGCGACGACGTCGTCGAACGCGCCGTCGGAAAACGGCAGCGGGCGGCTGATGTCGGCGACCTGCAGGGCCGCGTCCTCGCCGAGCCGCCGCCGGGCCAGCTTCACCATCGTGGTGCTGAAGTCGAAGCCGGTCACGGTGGCGCCCCGGTCGCGCAGCTGCGCGAACAACGGCCCGGAACCGCAGCCGGCGTCGAGGATCTGCCGGCCGGTCACCTCCCCGGCCAGGTCCAGGATCGCCGGCCGCGTGTAGTAGGCGTTGATCAGGCTGGTCTCGTTTTCGTTCGAGTACGCCTCGCCGAAGGTGTCGTAATCGTTGACCGGCCCGGCGGGACTCTCGGAAGCAGAAGGCATGCCGCCCATACTGCCCACATCCCGCCGGGCCGGGGGCTCAGGCGAAACCGGGCGGCGGGGTGAACCCGCCGAACTCCTGCTCGATCAGCTCCGCGAACCGCAACGTGGTGCGGTCTTCGAGATACGGGCCGACGATCTGCATGCCGTACGGCAGCCCTTCCGGCGTGCGCCCGATCGGCACCGCGGTCGCCGGCAGCCCGGTCAACGTGGCGGCACTCGGCCAGAGCACGTGGCTCCCGTAGGGGTACGCCGTGCCGTCGATCTCGAGTCTGCGCTCGCCCTGCTCCGCATGGTCGTGGGGGAACGCCGGGGTCGGCGTGACCGGGAACAGCACCACGTCGAATTCCCGGAACAGGCGCCGCCACTGGTCGGCGAGGCCGATCCGGACCCGGTCCGCCTTGACCCAGTCGGCGTGGCTGGCCACGAACCCCCGTTGCATGATGGCCTCCGCCGTGTCGGTGCCCGGCGGAATCTCGGCGACAGTGGACTGGAGCGCCCGGTAGGCCTCGGGCGGCATATCCGCGCCGAAGCGCGACGCCAGCAGCGTCAGGTAGGTCATCGCCGTCAGCGCGAGGTCGGGCAGCAGCTCGCTGTGCCGGGTGACCGCGGCACCGGCCTTTTCGAGCCCTCGCGTAATCCGGTCGAACCCCTCGCGAATGACCGCCGCCGTCGGCACCAGCGGATGGCTGTCGACGACCAGCACCCGGAAGTCGCCGAGCCCGGCGCCGCGCGACGGTTGCAGCGCCAGCTTGTACGCGACCGCGTCCACCTCGTCGGGACCGGCGAGCAGCAGGGTCGCCAGTGTCAGGTCGGCCGCACTGCGGGTCATCGGCCCGACCACGGCGAGGTCCGGCGGAGCCGCCAGCGCGGGCACCCGCGGCGGCACGTTTCCGCGACCCGGCAACAGCGGCAGTGACGGCTTGTGCGCGAAGACGCCGCAGAAATGCGCCGGCACCCGCAGCGACCCCGCGATGTCGGAGCCGAGCGCGAGCGAGACATACCCCGCCGCGAGCGCGGCCGACGAGCCACCGGAGGAGCCACCGGGCGAGCGCGTCAGATCCCACGGATTGCTGGTGGTGCCGTAGACGTCGTTGTAGGACTGCCAGTCGTGCAGGGAGTGCGGCACATTGGTCTTGCCGATGACGACGCCGCCCGCGTCCTTGACCCGCGTCACCAGCGCCGCGTCCTCGGCCGGCTCCCAGCCCTTGGCCTCGGGCATCCCCCAGGTGGTCGGCAGGCCGGCGACGTTGAAGGATTCCTTCACCGCCACCGGAACGCCGAGCAGCGGCGCGCGCTCACCACGCGCCAGCGCCGCGTCGGCCTGCTTCGCGGCGACCCGGGCGCGGTCGAAATCCCGCACCACCACGGCGTTGACCTTGCCGTCGAACTCTTCGATCCGCGCGATGGTCAGCTCGAGCAGTTCGGTGGCCGAGATGCTGTTGTCCTGCAACGCGGCCACCTGCTCACGCAGCGTCGCAAATTCCAGTCCAGACATGAGGTCCCCTCGATCCCCCGGGATTTCGTACTACTCAATGCTAGGGAGAGGGCAAGCGGTTTTCCGCGCCTTCGGCGAACCCCGCGGAAACGCAAGATGGGCCGCGCCCGGGAAACCCCCGGCGCGGCCCATCCGGGCACAACCCAAGGTCACTCCTTCGCGGAGTCACCCTTCGCGTCAGAGCCCTTGTCCTTGCCGTCCTTGTCCTTCTCGTCCGCGTCTTCCTTCGCGTCGTCCTTCTTCTCCGGCGGAGCCGGCAGCAACGCGTCCAGCGCCGCACCGGTCAGCCGGCGGAAAGCCCGCCGCGGACGGTCACGGTCCAGGACCGCGACCTCCAGCTTGATCTGGTCCGGCACCCCGCCGTTGCCGTTCGACGAAGCCGCGACCGTCGCCTTCAACGCCTCCACCGCCGTGCCCAGCGCGGTCTCGAGGTCGTGGTCCGGGTCGACCGTGTCCTTCAGCTTCGTGCTGATCGGCTCGGTCTGCCCGCCCATCACCACATACGGCGACTCGTCGAAGATCGAACCGTCGTAGGTCAGCCGGAACAGCTGGTCGTCGGCCTGGCTCGCCCCCACCTCCGCCACACAGACCTCCACCTCGAACGGCTTCAGCTGCTCGGTGAAGATGCTGCCCAACGTCGCGGCGTACGCGTTCGCCAACGCCCGCGCGGTCACGTCCCGCCGGTCGTACTGGTAGCCCTTCAGGTCCGCGTGCCGGATCCCGGCCACCCGCAGGTTCTCGAACTCCGAGTACCGGCCGACCGCGGCGAACCCGATCCGGTCGTAGATCTCGGAGACCTTGTGCAACGTCGCCGACGGGTTCTCGGCCACGAACAGGATCCCGCCCCGGTACTTCATCACCACGACGCTCCGGCCACGCGCGATGCCCTTGCGCGCCAGCTCGGAACGCTCCCGCATCAGCTGCTCGGGAGAGGCATACAACGGCATCGTCACGGTGTCGGCTCCACGTTCTTCGCTGTAATGGCGTTCGATGGTCCAGTGCTGAGCACGATCACAGGCCTCAGCTCGCCCGGTGGTGCGTCCGCTCGGCGCGCCCGGCCACCACGGCCTCCGCCACCGCAGCCGTCTGCTCCGCCGGCAACTGCACCGCACCGTGCTCCGCGGTGATCGTCACCACGGTCGGGAAGATCCGCCGCACCATATCCGGCATACCACTCGCCGTGTCGTCGTCCGCCGCGTCGTACAACGCCTCCACGGCCGACCGCACAGCCGCCTCGGCGTCCGCATCAGGGTCGTAGAGCTTCTTCAGCGCCGACTTCGCGAACAGCGAACCCGAACCCACCCCGGCGTACCCGGCGTTCTCCTCATACCGGCCGCCCGCGGCGTCGTACGACACGATCCGGCCGGCGTGCTTCGCGTCCGCCGCCTCCAGGTCGTACCCGACGAACAACGGCACCACCGCCAGGCCCGCCATCGCCATGTCCAGGTTGGCCTTCACCATCCCGGCCAGCTTGTTCGTCTTGCCGTCCAGCGACAGCGTGACGCCCTCGATCTTCTCGTAGTGCGCCAGCTCCACCGCGTACAGCCGCACCATCTCCACGGCCAGCCCGGCCGTGCCCGCGATGCCCACCGCCGAGTACTCGTCGGTGACGTGCACCTTCTCCATGTCCCGGCTCGCGATCAGGTTCCCCGACGTCGCCCGCCGGTCACCCGCGATCAGCACGCCACCGGCGAAGGTCAGCGCCACGATCGTCGTCCCGTGCGGCACACCCAGCTCGCCCAACCCGGACGGCACCCGTCGCGCCGGCAACAGCTCAGGCGCCTGGTCCCGCAGGAAGTCCGCGAACGAGGAAGACGCCGGCGAGAAGTACGCGGCGGGCAGACCCGGACCGGAAAGCCCCGCGCGAGGGGAGGTGTTGTCCATACGTGCTCTTGGTTCCCATCTGTGCTGTGGTTGTCCCGACGAACGCATCGCGCACCCGTGACCACCGCCCCGCGACACCGTGACAT
This genomic interval carries:
- the prcB gene encoding proteasome subunit beta translates to MDNTSPRAGLSGPGLPAAYFSPASSSFADFLRDQAPELLPARRVPSGLGELGVPHGTTIVALTFAGGVLIAGDRRATSGNLIASRDMEKVHVTDEYSAVGIAGTAGLAVEMVRLYAVELAHYEKIEGVTLSLDGKTNKLAGMVKANLDMAMAGLAVVPLFVGYDLEAADAKHAGRIVSYDAAGGRYEENAGYAGVGSGSLFAKSALKKLYDPDADAEAAVRSAVEALYDAADDDTASGMPDMVRRIFPTVVTITAEHGAVQLPAEQTAAVAEAVVAGRAERTHHRAS
- a CDS encoding FAD-dependent oxidoreductase encodes the protein MPAPVTIIGAGLGGLTLARVLHVHDIPVTVYEAEASPSARSQGGMLDIHDYNGQLAVQAAGLMDEFRSLILEGRQAMRILDPNGTVLFGQPDDGTGGRPEVQRADLRQMLLDSLPAGTVHWGHKAGSVRTVGESRHEVTFADGTTVVASLLVGADGAWSRVRPLLSNATPEYVGTSFVETYLFDADTRHPAAAKAVGGGMLVASAPGREIHAHRESSDTLHTYVVLPEPQDWFAGIDFTDAAAATARIAQEFDGWAPELTALITETDTAPVLRPHYALPIGHQWDRLPGVTLLGDAAHLAAPNGEGANWAMEDGAELGQAIAAHPDDVEAALTEYEQALFPRSAAASAAAAADAANIPSIEDAITFFTRDAQAS
- a CDS encoding TetR/AcrR family transcriptional regulator; its protein translation is MSRVVTTYHQRVAQEKRALIVAAATALFLELGYDRTSLARIAERSGVSRATLFKQFPSKAALFDAIVTESWSTADEQDPPPAGNVVDGLSVIGRRYAELLGRAQMTDLFRIVIAELPRFPELAHAQFSHGKMPYFESVRSYLLAEHEAGTVRVEDVDLAATQFLGMISNYVFWPTLLVPGWEVSAERVAQVVDEAVRTTAARYAATGPGASTND
- a CDS encoding nitroreductase/quinone reductase family protein, whose translation is MSTPDTTGPNDSARDAFLSHLPDHIRRAIEITPAAGTGERIIDITTLGRRTGRARRIEIFFYRAAGTTYLCSGAGGAATDWHANLLANPAFTFHLKNGIRADLPARATPVTDPAERQAVLAEIVADLNQPHDPGTIRPTRLEDWADSRLMRISFRHRP
- a CDS encoding bifunctional phosphatase PAP2/diacylglycerol kinase family protein yields the protein MLSQLSRTFRRVGRTDRALIRRSAALPKTRADQVLGSLSKSANQSRLWWVVAAVLATRKGPARRGALRGVAAIAGASAAANLIGKPLFPRRRPAEEEVPEHRRLRKRPTSSSFPSGHAASAAAFVTAVAMESPRTGLALVPLAGAVAYSRVHTGVHWPSDVGAGITIGVGVAALTRHWWPLGADLPARTAHSAEAPEMRDGEDMLALVNPHSGVDGQDPTEDVRYAWPKATILYPDPSQDLRDQLNAEIDARIGGVRALGVAGGDGTVAAVASVAAERNLPLALIPAGTLNHFARDVGVRSMPDADAATEAGEAVGIDLGEVEVTGTGEPGHRWFVNTASLGGYPEMVRLREKLQQRHPKWPSAAIALARVLRRAKPLRILLDGEPAEVWLIFVGNGTYSPKGFAPSRRPALDTGLLDVRYLRADLPYSRARFLLAMVTNSLNASHVYQQLDRPELHVRLLDGNRRVATDGEVGPLGNEFRFRARPSALTIYRSHDQGI
- a CDS encoding SDR family oxidoreductase, yielding MSRFDNQTVLVTGGTGGQGSSHVRAFHAEGANVVIGGIDAERGAALADELGTRARFARLDVTDESSWSAAVLAAESAFGALNVLVNNAGVQNPPATIENTDQATWSRILDVNLTGTFLGIKVAAPALRRAAGGAIVNIASIMGLGGTAHYAPYVASKWAVRGLTQTAALELGRDHIRVNTIHPGVIATPFIHEPAAGAVAAIADFYSPEPFAIPRLGEPAEVTRLLLFLTSSDASFITGSEYVIDGGLLLGPALQAETA
- a CDS encoding alpha/beta hydrolase: MIIPQAAVDPVLPPDVTEQARDLGPLESPLIWLTAAGAAVAILAVTIALAHNRRARRWGTSGAVAFFLVAAVTAVNSYVGYVRTPDDLGRLFERGSGAASAVGQLLTDGGGESDAITPASQATPAHQQSSSGQATEVFSVADPAHNVPSGDNYVILPPGYSDPANAQHRYPVVYLIHGYPYGGPRDWLTSGAAPDTLRSLESAKVIEPMIVVSVDMTAGQPSKDWECLDVPGGPQLETYLAKTVVPAVDHRYRTVADRRHRALGGMSGGGFGALNIGLHHVDEFATLIIALPYDDLNDSVGVLNGNQAAIAANTPRRYLPTMTFSAPISVMLAVGTGAPTDVATARRIAAAFHERGQEAVVHSEHGFNHTWHTARATLPYLLAFADQNFRGSGPAS
- a CDS encoding amidase; this translates as MSGLEFATLREQVAALQDNSISATELLELTIARIEEFDGKVNAVVVRDFDRARVAAKQADAALARGERAPLLGVPVAVKESFNVAGLPTTWGMPEAKGWEPAEDAALVTRVKDAGGVVIGKTNVPHSLHDWQSYNDVYGTTSNPWDLTRSPGGSSGGSSAALAAGYVSLALGSDIAGSLRVPAHFCGVFAHKPSLPLLPGRGNVPPRVPALAAPPDLAVVGPMTRSAADLTLATLLLAGPDEVDAVAYKLALQPSRGAGLGDFRVLVVDSHPLVPTAAVIREGFDRITRGLEKAGAAVTRHSELLPDLALTAMTYLTLLASRFGADMPPEAYRALQSTVAEIPPGTDTAEAIMQRGFVASHADWVKADRVRIGLADQWRRLFREFDVVLFPVTPTPAFPHDHAEQGERRLEIDGTAYPYGSHVLWPSAATLTGLPATAVPIGRTPEGLPYGMQIVGPYLEDRTTLRFAELIEQEFGGFTPPPGFA
- a CDS encoding TetR/AcrR family transcriptional regulator; translated protein: MVREAGLRERKKAKTRRHIADTAARLFAAHGYDQVSIVDVARAAEVSDQTVYNYFPAKQDLAFDRAEEIRERYARTVLERPGGTSPAAALRTLALEHLDRHRGADLDLVRGSLPVLCVGSPTIRRLTLEAYDQHAEVIAAAITETCPAVHPAVARAHAAALVSVFQLVFERIGRAVVDGTPLDAVADELAPAVEAVFDDLDRHFQSFHNASTA
- the prcA gene encoding proteasome subunit alpha → MTMPLYASPEQLMRERSELARKGIARGRSVVVMKYRGGILFVAENPSATLHKVSEIYDRIGFAAVGRYSEFENLRVAGIRHADLKGYQYDRRDVTARALANAYAATLGSIFTEQLKPFEVEVCVAEVGASQADDQLFRLTYDGSIFDESPYVVMGGQTEPISTKLKDTVDPDHDLETALGTAVEALKATVAASSNGNGGVPDQIKLEVAVLDRDRPRRAFRRLTGAALDALLPAPPEKKDDAKEDADEKDKDGKDKGSDAKGDSAKE
- a CDS encoding class I SAM-dependent methyltransferase, which gives rise to MPSASESPAGPVNDYDTFGEAYSNENETSLINAYYTRPAILDLAGEVTGRQILDAGCGSGPLFAQLRDRGATVTGFDFSTTMVKLARRRLGEDAALQVADISRPLPFSDGAFDDVVAALVLHYLEDWTAPLAELRRVLKPGGRLIMAVNHPIIYKILHPEGRYFETVQWSDEYTFSGQKAVLTYWHRPLHAMTDAFTAAGFRTAVISEPYPAPGARERFPEEFGDRHAFLCFLFFVLEAV